The following are encoded together in the Armatimonadota bacterium genome:
- a CDS encoding aminodeoxychorismate/anthranilate synthase component II, whose translation MILVIDNYDSFTYNLVQYLGELGQECAVYRNDKITVDQCMEMAPDSIVISPGPCTPLEAGISCELIQAAAGKIPLLGVCLGHQSIGQVFGGDVVRAMRPMHGKTSQIQHDGRGVFTGLPNPFEAVRYHSLIVKRETLPDCLEVSAETFGGEIMGLRHKEYLVEGVQFHPESIMTQCGKDLLANFVRMAAGAK comes from the coding sequence ATGATCCTGGTCATCGACAATTACGACTCATTCACCTACAACCTGGTGCAATACCTCGGCGAGTTAGGGCAGGAGTGTGCTGTCTACCGCAATGACAAGATCACGGTGGACCAGTGCATGGAGATGGCCCCCGACAGCATTGTCATCTCGCCCGGTCCCTGCACCCCCCTGGAAGCCGGCATCTCCTGCGAACTCATCCAGGCCGCAGCGGGGAAGATCCCGCTCTTGGGAGTCTGCCTGGGCCATCAGTCCATCGGGCAGGTCTTCGGTGGCGACGTGGTGCGCGCAATGCGGCCCATGCACGGCAAGACTTCGCAGATCCAGCACGACGGTCGCGGCGTGTTCACCGGTCTCCCCAACCCATTCGAGGCGGTGCGGTATCACTCGCTCATCGTCAAACGCGAGACCCTGCCGGACTGCCTGGAGGTTTCGGCAGAGACCTTCGGGGGGGAGATCATGGGACTGCGGCACAAGGAGTACCTCGTGGAAGGCGTGCAGTTTCACCCGGAATCGATCATGACCCAGTGTGGCAAGGATCTGCTGGCCAATTTCGTGCGAATGGCCGCCGGCGCGAAATAG